Proteins encoded in a region of the Paucidesulfovibrio longus DSM 6739 genome:
- a CDS encoding FprA family A-type flavoprotein, translating into MKPVELIKDIFWVGVVDWNKRNFHGYSKSPLGTTYNNFLIKDEKVTLIDTVEREFLEEMLCSITQVIGKEGKIDYVVVNHLEPDHAGCLDEIVKRFKPEKILTSPMGEKAMKAHFHYTDWPVEVVPTGSEVSIGKHTLQFIETRMLHWPDSMLTYVPEAKIAFSNDAFGQNWATSERFADEVDRSTLEKRMAEYYANIVLPYSPVVQKTLTSLAEKELEIEMLCPDHGLFFRGEDVAFAIDKYMEFARQEPKNKAVLVYDTMWQSTEKMAKAIATGLVDEGVSVRLMSVKSNHHSEIMTEVFDSAAVLVGSPTHNNGILPGMADVLTYMKGLRPQNKIGAAFGSFGWSGECVKVLNEWLESMNFETVEPGSVKVKHIPTHETYGECYDLGRKVGQAIKAKLGL; encoded by the coding sequence ATGAAGCCCGTCGAACTCATAAAAGACATCTTCTGGGTTGGAGTCGTGGACTGGAACAAGCGCAATTTCCACGGCTATTCCAAGTCCCCGCTGGGAACCACCTACAACAACTTTCTGATCAAGGACGAGAAGGTCACGCTCATCGACACGGTCGAGCGCGAATTCCTCGAAGAAATGCTTTGCAGCATCACCCAGGTGATCGGCAAGGAAGGCAAGATCGACTACGTGGTCGTGAACCACCTGGAGCCGGACCACGCGGGCTGCCTCGACGAGATCGTCAAGCGCTTCAAGCCCGAGAAGATCCTGACCTCGCCCATGGGCGAAAAGGCCATGAAGGCCCACTTCCACTACACGGACTGGCCCGTGGAAGTGGTGCCCACCGGCTCCGAGGTCTCCATCGGCAAGCACACCTTGCAGTTCATCGAGACCAGGATGCTGCACTGGCCCGACTCCATGCTGACCTATGTCCCCGAAGCCAAGATCGCCTTTTCCAACGACGCCTTCGGCCAGAACTGGGCCACCAGCGAACGTTTCGCCGACGAAGTGGACCGCTCCACCCTGGAGAAGCGCATGGCCGAATACTACGCCAACATCGTGCTGCCCTACTCCCCGGTGGTCCAGAAGACGCTGACGTCCCTGGCCGAGAAGGAACTGGAAATCGAGATGCTCTGCCCGGACCACGGCCTCTTCTTCCGGGGCGAGGACGTGGCCTTCGCCATCGACAAATACATGGAATTCGCCCGGCAGGAGCCCAAGAACAAGGCCGTGCTCGTCTACGACACCATGTGGCAGTCCACCGAGAAGATGGCCAAGGCCATCGCCACGGGCCTGGTCGACGAGGGCGTGAGCGTGCGGCTCATGAGCGTGAAGAGCAACCACCACAGCGAGATCATGACCGAGGTCTTCGACTCGGCCGCCGTGCTCGTGGGCTCGCCCACGCACAACAACGGCATCCTGCCCGGCATGGCCGACGTGCTGACCTACATGAAGGGGCTGCGCCCGCAGAACAAGATCGGCGCGGCCTTCGGCTCCTTCGGCTGGAGCGGGGAGTGCGTCAAGGTTCTCAACGAATGGCTGGAGTCCATGAACTTCGAAACGGTCGAACCCGGCTCGGTCAAGGTCAAGCACATCCCGACCCACGAGACGTACGGGGAATGCTACGACCTGGGACGCAAGGTCGGCCAGGCCATCAAGGCCAAGCTCGGCCTGTAG
- a CDS encoding PilZ domain-containing protein — protein MRPSSSAERRKYLRAYGYNRNCEIRRANNSCNASLVDISRGGMRLLLARDIANPPQLSPGEDVTIRVLGIPRETELAELTGSVRWKDGDQFGVQFTEPLRHGTAELQALISFEPDQGLLMIKRNSY, from the coding sequence ATGAGGCCTTCAAGCTCCGCAGAGCGCAGGAAGTACCTGCGCGCCTACGGGTACAACCGCAACTGCGAAATCCGCAGAGCGAACAATTCCTGCAATGCCTCCCTGGTGGACATCAGCCGGGGAGGCATGCGCCTTCTCCTGGCACGCGACATCGCCAATCCTCCCCAGCTTTCACCCGGCGAAGACGTGACCATCCGCGTTCTCGGCATCCCCCGCGAAACAGAGCTTGCCGAGCTCACAGGCAGCGTTCGCTGGAAGGACGGAGACCAGTTCGGCGTGCAGTTCACGGAGCCGCTGCGGCACGGCACCGCCGAATTGCAGGCGCTGATCTCCTTTGAACCCGATCAAGGTTTGTTGATGATCAAACGCAATTCGTATTGA
- a CDS encoding polyprenyl synthetase family protein, producing the protein MNRLLAYFDAELPGVNEFLDTETAKLNGLVRDVSRHVLLGPGKRIRPVLTICTARALGYGGNILPLACALEMLHSATLIHDDILDDADLRRGKTAAHVAFGTTQSVLAGDLLLALANRLGAQYEVPRVSWLLAEGIMATAEGEVLEIASLSEPIVDRDLYMRIIIGKTARLIETACRCGAAVASPDRSVEDVAGAYGLNLGIAFQLVDDALDYVSPTSTMGKPEGGDLREGKITLPLIHLFEDMGPQDAEPLLASIRSGGLDEAGQKRILGMIREGGYAGRTRDAAAEYVAKAKESLAGLPDCEERLVLSLAADFVLSRKK; encoded by the coding sequence ATGAACCGACTTCTCGCCTACTTCGACGCCGAACTGCCCGGCGTGAACGAATTTCTCGATACGGAAACCGCCAAGCTGAACGGCCTGGTGCGGGATGTCTCGCGCCACGTGCTGCTCGGTCCGGGCAAGCGCATCCGCCCCGTGCTGACCATCTGCACGGCCCGCGCCCTCGGCTACGGCGGGAACATCCTGCCCCTGGCCTGCGCCCTGGAAATGCTCCACTCCGCCACGCTGATCCACGACGACATCCTGGACGACGCGGACCTGCGGCGCGGAAAAACCGCCGCGCACGTGGCCTTCGGCACCACCCAGTCCGTGCTCGCGGGCGACCTCCTCCTGGCCCTGGCCAACCGGCTCGGCGCGCAGTACGAAGTTCCGCGCGTGAGCTGGCTGCTGGCCGAGGGCATCATGGCCACGGCCGAAGGCGAGGTGCTCGAGATCGCCAGCCTTTCGGAACCGATCGTCGATCGCGACCTGTACATGCGCATCATCATCGGCAAGACCGCGCGCCTGATCGAGACGGCCTGCCGCTGCGGCGCCGCCGTGGCCAGCCCGGACCGCAGCGTGGAGGACGTCGCCGGAGCATACGGCCTGAACCTGGGCATCGCTTTCCAGCTCGTGGACGACGCCCTGGACTATGTTTCGCCCACCAGCACCATGGGCAAGCCCGAAGGCGGCGACCTGCGGGAAGGCAAGATCACCTTGCCGCTGATACATCTTTTCGAAGACATGGGGCCGCAGGATGCCGAGCCTCTGCTCGCGAGCATCCGCTCCGGCGGGCTGGACGAGGCGGGCCAGAAGCGCATCCTGGGCATGATCCGCGAAGGCGGCTACGCGGGGCGCACCCGCGACGCCGCCGCCGAGTATGTTGCCAAAGCGAAAGAATCCCTGGCCGGGCTGCCGGACTGCGAGGAGCGCCTCGTGCTCTCCCTGGCCGCGGATTTCGTCCTTTCGCGCAAGAAATAA
- a CDS encoding desulfoferrodoxin, producing MGIKLGEVYKCEVCGNIVMAIHAGDGDLVCCGEEMKHMTENTVDAAKEKHVPVIEKDGDKVVVKVGSVAHPMEEKHYIEWIELTVGNVVLSKLLKPGDKPEAEFCICGLSGPLKAREYCNIHGLWTATK from the coding sequence ATGGGTATCAAACTCGGTGAAGTCTACAAGTGCGAAGTTTGCGGCAATATCGTCATGGCCATCCACGCCGGAGACGGCGATCTGGTCTGTTGCGGCGAGGAAATGAAGCACATGACCGAGAACACCGTTGACGCGGCCAAGGAAAAGCACGTCCCCGTCATTGAAAAGGACGGCGACAAGGTCGTTGTCAAGGTCGGCAGCGTGGCTCACCCCATGGAAGAAAAGCACTACATCGAATGGATCGAGCTGACGGTCGGCAACGTCGTGCTGAGCAAGCTGCTCAAGCCCGGCGACAAGCCCGAGGCCGAATTCTGCATCTGCGGACTTTCCGGCCCGCTCAAGGCGCGTGAATACTGCAACATCCACGGCCTCTGGACCGCCACGAAATAA
- a CDS encoding cytochrome c family protein, which yields MHTHRKILVRAAATTAALICVLLLPAGKAQTQTATYIGSTACKDCHEQEYENYSKFSKKAHSGESVKAMAKDLTPAELQECYACHATGYGKPGGFISFEKTPELGNAGCEVCHGPGSMHVDEGGDPAFIKVNLDIKDCETCHNPERVASFGFKPMLFGGAH from the coding sequence ATGCATACGCATCGCAAAATCCTTGTCCGCGCGGCAGCCACCACTGCCGCGCTGATTTGCGTCCTGCTCCTGCCCGCGGGCAAGGCGCAGACCCAGACCGCCACCTACATCGGATCAACCGCCTGCAAGGACTGCCACGAGCAGGAGTACGAGAACTACAGCAAATTCTCCAAGAAGGCTCATTCGGGCGAATCCGTGAAGGCCATGGCCAAGGATCTGACGCCTGCGGAGCTTCAGGAATGCTACGCCTGCCACGCCACCGGCTACGGCAAGCCGGGCGGCTTCATCAGCTTCGAAAAGACTCCGGAGCTCGGCAACGCGGGCTGCGAGGTCTGCCACGGTCCCGGAAGCATGCATGTGGACGAGGGCGGCGACCCCGCCTTCATCAAGGTCAATCTGGACATCAAGGATTGCGAGACCTGCCACAATCCCGAACGAGTCGCCAGCTTCGGATTCAAGCCCATGCTCTTCGGCGGAGCCCACTAA
- a CDS encoding AIR synthase-related protein, which yields MLFRVEVGLKRHVRDVHGEKVARKVREELGRSVEQARTVRVFTVEGLSERQVATVLEAGALHDPVLHEISLSPLAEGFDWVLEVGFRPGVTDNEGRTATETVALVLGLKGEAAAALKIYTSTQYLLSGVDGEEAVRSIAKDLLANELIQRFEYKSAAQWQAEPGFEARAARVTGESCDEVAVIPLSTMSDEQLMAFSRANTLALSLEELHRIRDYYAAPDIRAERAALGLPADPTDAELEVLAQTWSEHCKHKIFTARIDYENAEQGRRGVVDSLFKSYIQDSTKVLRKAKAENGPHGDFCLSVFKDNAGVIKFSDDLSVCVKMETHNSPSALDPYGGALTGIVGVNRDPMGTGLGANLLCNTDVFCFASPFHEGELPPRLLHPRRVFEGVREGVEHGGNKSGIPTVNGSVVFDERYLGKPLVYCGTIGTLPAKVTGRPSHEKKAEVGDVIVMSGGRIGKDGIHGATFSSEELHEGSPATAVQIGDPITQRRMYDFLMRARDLGLYNAITDNGAGGLSSSVGEMAQDSGGFDMDLAKAPLKYDGLRPWEILISEAQERMTMAVPPEKLDEFLALSAEMGVESTPLGTFDDKGKYLVRYNDKIVTCLDMDFLHDGVPQMRLSARWAKPEIKDEPVPEVEDHGALLKRMLGRLNICSKEYLVRQYDHEVQGRSAVKPMIGVKADGPSDAGVLRPQLDSERGLVVSHGICPRYSDIDAYWMMACAIDEAIRNAVAVGGDLRYMAGVDNFCWCDPVESESTPDGRYKLAQLVRANEALAHFCQGFGVPCVSGKDSMKNDYKGGGVKISIPPTVLYSVIGVIPDVNKCLTSDFKSAGELVYVLGLTRGELGASEVAGELGFSSARVPQVDLLSARERYLAMFEAAQEGLVTSCHDCSDGGLAVALAEMALAGRLGAQLDLTDAPAETGLSATSLLYSESASRLLVTVRKENRSAFEALFRGQALACLGETANGPLRVGLSGNELLSEDVANLARAFKATLDW from the coding sequence ATGCTGTTCCGGGTGGAAGTGGGACTCAAGCGGCACGTCCGCGACGTGCATGGTGAAAAGGTCGCGCGCAAGGTGCGCGAGGAGTTGGGACGGTCCGTGGAACAGGCGCGCACGGTGCGCGTGTTCACCGTGGAGGGCCTTTCCGAGCGGCAGGTCGCAACGGTGCTGGAAGCGGGCGCGCTGCACGACCCCGTTCTGCACGAAATTTCCCTTTCGCCGCTGGCCGAGGGCTTCGACTGGGTGCTGGAAGTGGGCTTCCGCCCCGGCGTCACGGACAACGAAGGCCGCACCGCCACGGAAACCGTGGCCCTGGTGCTCGGCCTCAAGGGCGAAGCGGCTGCGGCGCTGAAGATCTACACCTCGACGCAGTACCTGCTCTCCGGCGTGGACGGGGAAGAGGCCGTGCGCAGCATCGCCAAAGACCTGCTGGCCAACGAGCTGATCCAGCGCTTCGAATACAAGTCCGCCGCGCAGTGGCAGGCCGAGCCGGGCTTCGAGGCCCGCGCCGCGCGCGTCACGGGCGAATCCTGCGACGAGGTCGCCGTGATTCCCCTCTCGACCATGAGCGACGAGCAGCTCATGGCCTTCAGCCGGGCCAACACCCTGGCCCTCTCCCTGGAAGAACTGCACCGCATCCGCGACTACTACGCGGCCCCCGACATCCGCGCCGAGCGCGCCGCCCTGGGCCTGCCCGCCGACCCCACGGACGCGGAGCTGGAAGTCCTGGCCCAGACCTGGTCCGAACACTGCAAGCACAAGATCTTCACGGCGCGCATCGACTACGAGAACGCCGAACAGGGACGCCGCGGCGTCGTGGACTCGCTCTTCAAGAGCTACATCCAGGACAGCACCAAGGTGCTGCGCAAGGCCAAGGCCGAAAACGGCCCCCACGGCGACTTCTGCCTGTCCGTGTTCAAGGACAACGCGGGCGTGATCAAATTTTCGGACGATCTTTCCGTGTGCGTGAAGATGGAAACGCACAACTCGCCCTCGGCCCTCGACCCCTACGGCGGAGCGCTCACGGGCATCGTGGGCGTGAACCGCGACCCCATGGGCACGGGCCTGGGCGCGAACCTGCTCTGCAACACGGACGTGTTCTGCTTCGCCTCGCCCTTCCATGAAGGCGAGCTGCCGCCCCGGCTGCTGCACCCGCGCCGCGTGTTCGAGGGCGTGCGCGAGGGCGTGGAGCACGGCGGCAACAAGTCCGGCATCCCCACGGTGAACGGTTCCGTGGTCTTCGACGAACGCTACCTGGGCAAGCCCCTGGTCTATTGCGGCACCATCGGCACCCTGCCCGCCAAGGTCACGGGACGGCCGAGCCACGAAAAGAAGGCCGAGGTCGGCGACGTGATCGTCATGTCCGGCGGCCGCATCGGCAAGGACGGCATCCACGGCGCGACCTTTTCCTCGGAGGAGCTGCACGAGGGCTCGCCCGCCACGGCCGTGCAGATCGGCGACCCCATCACCCAGCGCCGGATGTACGACTTCCTGATGCGCGCACGCGACCTCGGCCTGTACAACGCCATCACGGACAACGGAGCGGGCGGCCTGTCCTCCTCCGTGGGCGAGATGGCCCAGGACAGCGGTGGATTCGACATGGACCTGGCCAAGGCCCCGCTGAAGTACGACGGCCTGCGCCCCTGGGAGATCCTCATTTCCGAGGCCCAGGAACGCATGACCATGGCCGTGCCGCCCGAAAAGCTGGACGAATTCCTGGCGCTCTCCGCGGAGATGGGCGTGGAGTCCACGCCCCTGGGCACCTTCGACGACAAGGGCAAATATCTCGTCCGCTACAACGACAAGATCGTGACCTGCCTGGACATGGACTTCCTGCACGACGGCGTGCCCCAGATGCGGCTCAGCGCCCGCTGGGCCAAGCCGGAGATCAAGGACGAGCCCGTGCCCGAGGTCGAGGACCACGGCGCGCTGCTCAAGCGCATGCTCGGCCGCCTGAACATCTGCTCCAAGGAATATCTCGTCCGCCAGTACGACCACGAGGTGCAGGGCCGCAGCGCGGTCAAGCCCATGATCGGCGTCAAGGCGGACGGCCCGTCCGACGCGGGCGTGCTGCGCCCCCAGCTGGACTCGGAGCGCGGCCTGGTCGTGTCCCACGGCATCTGCCCGCGCTACTCCGACATCGACGCCTACTGGATGATGGCCTGCGCCATCGACGAGGCCATCCGCAACGCCGTGGCCGTGGGCGGCGACCTGCGCTACATGGCCGGCGTGGACAACTTCTGCTGGTGCGACCCCGTGGAGAGCGAGTCCACCCCGGACGGACGCTACAAGCTGGCGCAGCTCGTGCGGGCCAACGAGGCCCTGGCGCACTTCTGCCAGGGATTCGGCGTGCCCTGCGTGTCCGGCAAGGACTCCATGAAGAACGACTACAAGGGCGGCGGCGTCAAGATATCCATCCCGCCCACCGTGCTCTATTCCGTCATCGGCGTGATCCCGGACGTGAACAAGTGCCTGACCTCGGACTTCAAGAGCGCCGGGGAGCTGGTCTATGTTCTCGGCCTGACGCGCGGCGAGCTGGGCGCCTCTGAAGTCGCCGGCGAGCTGGGCTTCTCCTCGGCCCGCGTGCCCCAGGTGGACCTGCTTTCCGCCCGCGAACGCTATCTCGCCATGTTCGAAGCGGCCCAGGAAGGTCTGGTCACCTCCTGTCACGACTGCTCGGACGGCGGCCTGGCCGTGGCCCTGGCGGAAATGGCCCTTGCCGGACGCCTGGGCGCGCAGCTCGACCTTACGGACGCGCCCGCCGAAACCGGGCTGAGCGCCACCTCCCTGCTCTATTCGGAATCCGCCAGCCGACTGCTCGTGACCGTGCGCAAGGAGAACCGCTCCGCGTTCGAGGCGCTCTTCCGGGGGCAGGCGCTGGCCTGCCTGGGCGAAACCGCGAACGGCCCCCTGCGGGTGGGTCTTTCGGGCAACGAACTCCTTTCCGAGGATGTGGCGAATTTGGCGCGCGCGTTCAAAGCGACCCTGGATTGGTAG
- a CDS encoding Fur family transcriptional regulator, producing the protein MEEQTQFRLSKQRKVILEELRKVTSHPTADEVYDMVRKIMPRISLGTVYRNLEFLCAQGLARKVGPAGAQKRFDGNAMPHAHIRCKTCHRVEDVPVHLEAPLLAQEDCMGFDIDECNIEFEGTCPACASKTC; encoded by the coding sequence ATGGAAGAACAAACCCAGTTCAGGCTTTCCAAGCAACGCAAAGTCATTCTTGAGGAACTCCGGAAAGTTACCTCCCATCCCACTGCTGACGAAGTCTACGACATGGTTCGGAAGATCATGCCGAGGATCAGCCTCGGAACGGTCTATCGCAACCTTGAATTTCTCTGCGCCCAGGGCCTCGCCCGCAAGGTCGGCCCGGCCGGCGCCCAGAAGCGGTTCGACGGAAACGCCATGCCGCATGCCCATATCCGCTGCAAAACCTGCCACCGGGTCGAGGACGTCCCCGTGCACCTGGAAGCCCCTCTGCTCGCGCAAGAGGACTGCATGGGTTTCGACATCGACGAATGCAACATCGAATTCGAGGGAACCTGCCCGGCCTGCGCTTCCAAGACCTGTTGA
- the rd gene encoding rubredoxin, whose product MRYVCEVCGYVYDPEAGDPDSGIAPGTKFEDLPDDWACPICGAPKSSFSPEE is encoded by the coding sequence ATGCGTTACGTATGTGAAGTCTGCGGCTACGTGTACGATCCCGAAGCGGGCGACCCCGATTCCGGCATCGCTCCCGGCACCAAGTTCGAGGATCTCCCGGACGACTGGGCCTGCCCCATCTGCGGCGCTCCCAAGAGCAGCTTCAGCCCCGAGGAGTAG
- the mqnB gene encoding futalosine hydrolase, which translates to MLLFVTATQREMHSALAPFGALPPLRQGVAESWRVAGREAALLVAGVGLVNAALALGRALALPGLEGAVNFGVAGAFDTDALPLGSAALAVREIWPEYGLAREHGAGADARALRFPLWGDRDAEDAVWDRLDLDPDHAAKAMRLRPDAAWKRAASLSVSSVTTSPQRAASLRREYGADLENMEGFALAYGCFQAGLPFLELRSVSNRVGSRAAADWNLAGALESLGRAAAGLLG; encoded by the coding sequence ATGCTGCTCTTCGTCACGGCCACGCAGCGCGAAATGCATTCCGCGCTTGCGCCTTTCGGGGCGCTGCCGCCCCTGAGGCAGGGCGTGGCCGAGTCGTGGCGCGTGGCCGGGAGGGAGGCCGCGCTGCTGGTCGCGGGAGTGGGACTGGTCAACGCGGCCCTGGCCCTGGGCCGGGCCTTGGCCCTGCCCGGCCTGGAGGGCGCGGTCAACTTCGGGGTGGCGGGCGCGTTCGACACGGACGCGCTGCCCCTGGGGAGCGCGGCCCTGGCGGTCCGGGAAATCTGGCCGGAATACGGCCTTGCGCGCGAACACGGCGCGGGCGCGGATGCGCGGGCGCTCCGTTTTCCGCTCTGGGGGGACAGAGACGCGGAGGACGCGGTCTGGGACAGGCTGGACCTCGATCCGGACCATGCGGCCAAAGCCATGCGCCTGCGGCCCGACGCCGCCTGGAAGCGGGCCGCCAGCCTGAGCGTCAGCTCCGTGACGACTTCCCCGCAGCGCGCGGCAAGCCTGCGCCGCGAATACGGCGCCGACCTGGAAAACATGGAAGGATTCGCCCTGGCCTACGGATGCTTCCAGGCCGGGCTGCCGTTTCTGGAATTGCGGTCCGTTTCCAACCGGGTGGGCTCGCGCGCGGCGGCCGACTGGAACCTGGCCGGCGCGCTGGAGTCCCTGGGCAGGGCAGCGGCCGGGCTGCTGGGCTGA
- a CDS encoding methyl-accepting chemotaxis protein → MDLLHIFRRSLGIKVMFLTTGLILAAFIGLFVYNSFWEYDMIVEDVHQTAAKTSDLLRLGVEKPMSIGDDEGTVAQFNSLGARYDDIRAHMFDYQGEIAYSTEPGAVRKSIYAEEDHDGLAELVRKSLQNDIAEGKLIEMNGQRLFVQINTIKNAPECYHCHGRSREILGGMVVAQHVDDQFNTLRSNQVKAAGISLVGGLALIATLLLFIKFAVVNKIRDIAEATEKVSAGNLDAQFQVTGADELGRLGDDLSEMVRQIKDQLQYNKSVLSGIIVPMFVADSQERIEFVNAPLKAILGKGDKDVLGRTVSEVFFGEGGTSATNQVITSGQSDSGNMRYTRDDGVDFPLHYEVSPLRDAKNQVVGAIGVLIDLSQEERDRRDIEQQQAALLQVANEVTSVAMSLEKASDELQRQMDSLTSGVDSTADQTGRVATAMEEMNSTVLEVARNASETAEAADKANKVAQDGGGVVQSTVQEINGVARTTEDTAKTLHELTQRAQNIGQVMAVINDIADQTNLLALNAAIEAARAGEAGRGFAVVADEVRKLAEKTMHATKEVEDAVALIQESTADVVKEMDTTQGRVVRTSKMAEEAGQVLGEVVSQSDLIADMVRNIATAAEEQSATSDEINNNVNEISNLSQEVSRGIQEANSRIREVASMATQLAELVSGFRK, encoded by the coding sequence ATGGACCTGCTGCACATCTTCCGGCGTTCCCTCGGCATCAAGGTGATGTTCCTGACCACGGGCCTGATTCTTGCGGCCTTCATCGGACTGTTCGTCTACAACTCCTTCTGGGAGTACGACATGATCGTGGAGGACGTGCACCAGACCGCTGCCAAGACCTCGGACCTGCTCCGCCTCGGCGTGGAAAAACCCATGTCCATCGGCGACGACGAAGGCACCGTGGCCCAGTTCAACTCCCTGGGCGCGCGCTACGACGACATCCGGGCGCACATGTTCGACTACCAGGGGGAGATCGCCTACTCCACCGAGCCGGGCGCGGTCCGCAAAAGCATCTACGCCGAGGAGGATCACGACGGACTGGCCGAACTGGTGCGCAAGAGCCTCCAGAACGACATCGCCGAAGGCAAGCTCATCGAGATGAACGGCCAGCGCCTTTTCGTGCAGATCAACACCATCAAGAACGCTCCGGAATGCTACCACTGCCATGGCCGCAGCCGTGAGATTCTCGGCGGCATGGTCGTGGCCCAGCATGTCGACGACCAGTTCAACACCCTGCGCAGCAATCAGGTCAAGGCGGCGGGAATTTCGCTCGTGGGCGGGCTGGCCCTCATCGCCACCCTGCTCCTGTTCATCAAGTTCGCCGTGGTCAACAAGATCCGCGACATCGCCGAGGCCACGGAAAAGGTCAGCGCCGGTAATCTCGACGCCCAGTTCCAGGTCACGGGCGCGGACGAACTGGGCCGCCTCGGCGACGACCTCTCCGAGATGGTCCGCCAGATCAAGGACCAGCTCCAATACAACAAGAGCGTGCTTTCGGGCATCATCGTGCCCATGTTCGTGGCGGACAGCCAGGAACGCATCGAATTCGTCAACGCGCCGCTCAAGGCCATTCTCGGCAAGGGCGACAAGGACGTGCTCGGCCGGACCGTTTCCGAGGTGTTCTTCGGCGAAGGCGGCACCAGCGCCACCAATCAGGTCATCACCTCCGGACAGTCGGACAGCGGCAACATGCGCTACACCCGCGACGACGGAGTGGACTTTCCCCTGCACTACGAAGTCTCGCCCCTGCGCGACGCCAAGAACCAGGTCGTCGGGGCCATCGGCGTGCTCATCGACCTTTCCCAGGAAGAGCGGGACCGCCGGGACATCGAACAGCAGCAGGCCGCCCTGCTCCAGGTGGCCAACGAGGTCACCAGCGTAGCCATGTCGCTGGAAAAGGCCTCGGACGAGCTCCAGCGCCAGATGGACAGCCTGACCAGCGGCGTGGACTCCACGGCGGACCAGACCGGCCGGGTGGCCACGGCCATGGAGGAAATGAACTCCACGGTGCTGGAAGTCGCCCGCAACGCTTCGGAAACCGCGGAAGCCGCGGACAAGGCCAACAAGGTCGCCCAGGACGGCGGCGGCGTGGTCCAGAGCACGGTCCAGGAGATCAACGGCGTCGCCCGCACCACGGAAGACACCGCCAAGACCCTGCACGAGCTGACCCAGCGCGCCCAGAACATCGGCCAGGTCATGGCCGTGATCAACGACATCGCCGACCAGACCAACCTGCTGGCGCTCAACGCGGCCATCGAGGCCGCCCGCGCGGGCGAGGCCGGGAGAGGTTTCGCCGTCGTCGCGGACGAGGTGCGCAAGCTGGCGGAAAAGACCATGCACGCCACCAAGGAAGTGGAAGACGCCGTGGCCCTGATCCAGGAGTCCACCGCCGACGTGGTCAAGGAAATGGACACCACGCAGGGCCGCGTGGTCCGCACCTCCAAGATGGCCGAAGAGGCAGGACAGGTGCTCGGCGAGGTGGTCAGCCAGTCCGACCTCATCGCGGACATGGTCCGCAACATCGCCACCGCTGCGGAGGAGCAGTCCGCCACCAGCGACGAGATCAACAACAACGTCAACGAAATCAGCAACCTTTCCCAGGAAGTGTCGCGCGGCATCCAGGAGGCCAACTCGCGCATCCGCGAAGTGGCGAGCATGGCGACGCAACTGGCAGAACTGGTATCCGGCTTTCGCAAGTAA
- the rbr gene encoding rubrerythrin: MSLKGTRTEKNLLTAFAGESQARNRYTYFASVAKKEGYVQISAIFEETAGHEKEHAKRLFKFLEGGETEITASFPAGVIGSTLDNLKASADGEEHEHASMYPEFAKVAREEGFANIAAVFESIAKAETYHEERFRALIRNIESDRVFKKDETVVWRCRNCGYNHTGSAAPERCPACDHPQAHFEVKATNW, translated from the coding sequence ATGTCGCTCAAAGGAACCCGTACCGAAAAAAACCTGCTGACCGCGTTTGCGGGCGAATCCCAGGCCCGCAACCGCTACACGTACTTCGCCAGCGTGGCCAAAAAAGAAGGCTACGTTCAGATTTCGGCGATCTTCGAGGAAACCGCCGGGCATGAGAAAGAACATGCCAAACGGCTCTTCAAGTTCCTCGAAGGCGGAGAGACGGAGATCACCGCGAGTTTTCCCGCAGGCGTGATCGGCAGCACGCTCGACAATCTCAAGGCCTCTGCGGACGGCGAAGAGCACGAGCACGCAAGCATGTATCCCGAGTTCGCCAAGGTGGCCCGCGAAGAGGGCTTCGCGAACATTGCGGCCGTCTTCGAAAGCATCGCCAAGGCGGAAACCTACCACGAGGAACGCTTCCGCGCCCTGATCCGCAACATAGAGAGCGACCGGGTCTTCAAGAAGGACGAAACCGTAGTCTGGCGTTGCCGCAACTGCGGCTACAACCACACCGGCAGCGCCGCTCCGGAACGTTGTCCCGCCTGCGATCATCCGCAGGCCCATTTCGAGGTCAAAGCGACCAACTGGTAA